TGGAAAAGATCGATATAAGTATTTTATTTTTTGGGTTAAAACAATGAATAAATTTTACCAACTTTTCAGTATGGGAGCAAAAGCCCTTGTAAAATTTTCAAGTGGGAACCTCCTTCCAATGATTGTTTTCTCTCGTATCTTAAAAGATTCATGTGGAGCTGGTATAACAAACTTTTATATTGATAAGAATGGAAATATCTATCCATGTAAATATTTAGATAAATTTCCTATGGGGAATATTAACTCTTCATCTCTTATTTTCTTTAATAAATATTCTTATACAAGATATCCTACCTGCAACGAGTGCCCTTTACTTAGAGTATGTAGCAGATTATGTTTAGCACTACATCAAGAAGGATTTTCAAAAATCTGTAAATTTTATAAGGGTTTTTTAATCGCATACATATCAGCAATTCCAATAAAAGCTATAAAAGAGTTATCACGCATTGAGGGAAAATCAAATGATTCAGAGTTTAAAAGTTTCTCTAAAGCAAAAGAAGAAGTCAAAAGATTTAATAGAAGGTGTCTATGTCCAATAGGAACATTTTAACAATTTCTCCCCTTGCCCTAACATGGTATGAAGATAACGAAGGAGTAGTTATTGTAGAAAATTATTATAATAAAAGAAAAGTCTTTTTGGATGAGCAGGAACTTTCAACATTATGGAAAATTATAATTGAAAATTCTGATTACCAAAAAATAGAGGAAAATTTTTGCTCCTTATGGAGCAGAGAAGACTTTAAGCGTTGCTTGAATTTATTAAAAAGAGCCGGTATTATAAAAATTAATTTTACGAAGGAGGGCTCAAATGAAGGGGCAAAGTCTTGATAAAGCTAAAAAAGGAGACTATATATTATTGACCACCAAGTCTAACCTTACCTTTGCAGGAACAATAGAAAGGGTAGAAGAGAAAGAGAGGGAGCGACTAATAGTATTCCAACCCTCAAAAGATTCGCCATTATGGATAATAGTAGAAGAAAGTTTTATCCAGAAATTGAAAGTATTAATATCGTCAGAATAAAAAGGAAAGATGAGGAAAAGAGAGATATGCTTTCTTTTGGCATTGATAGCTTTCTCCCTCTATGGCAAGGATATTGTAAGACTAAATGAGCTCTCAAGTGTGGGAGGGAAGTTTGTTATCTTAAATAATTCTATTTATACCTTTGACACGAAGGAGTACTCATTGAAAATTTTCTCCTTTAATGGGAAGTTAATTCTAAGCAAATCAATAAGAGGGGAGGGTCCAGGGGAAGTTTCAACTATGGGATCCTTTATAGCTCAGAGCGGAGAAAATATATTGATTCTGGAGACAATCAAAAAGAAGTGGATTGAATTTGATAGCAATTTAAAGTTTCTAAGAGAAGGCAGGTTTGAAGAACCAATTACTATTATCAAAAAAATCGGTAAATTTTCAGTAGGAGGAGTTGCAGGATTAGAGGAGGGCAAATACAGTAGAAAAATCTATTTGCTTTCCGAAAATTTTGACATAAAAAGAGAAGTTTACAAAGAATATAGTAAATATTTAAAAAATAGAATGGACGCCAATGAATTTTATATTACCTTGGACACCATAGATACACTTATTGCTTTTGGTAGCGGGAGCAAAGGAAAGGTTAAAATAATAGATATTAATGGAGATTTGAAAAAAGAGCTTGAGATAAAGATAAAGCCCACAAAATATGATGAAGATAGTCTTTATACTATGCAAAAGCTCTTGCCTTCGAGAGTTAAGGATCTTGTAAAATTTGAAACCTACCCATTAATCTTTCAAGTTATCTTCACTTCAAAAGATGAACTTTTAATTGTTTCAGGGAATGTAATGAAAAATAACCAAGCAAAAAGCTACCTTTATAATCTTAAGAGTCAAAAAATGGTAAGTGCAACAATTCCAATGGGTATTTTGAGTTATCATAAAAATGCTTTATTTATAATGAGTGAAGATGAAAATGGTTGTTTTTTGGAAAAAGTTAAACTTAGATAAACCATGGGAAAGGAAATAGTTATTGAGTTTGAAAATATATCTAAAAAATTTGGTAATATTACAGCGCTAAAGGAGGTGAGTTTTAAAGTTGAAAAAGGGATAATCTTTGGAATATTCGGTCCCAACGGCGCAGGCAAGACAACTACAATAAGGATCATTGCAGGAATATTGAAACCTGACTCAGGAAGGGTTTATATAAGAAGTGCTAATCTTTCTTACATACCCGAAGAATTAAGTTTATATAAAGAAGAGAAAGTCTTGAACATTCTAAAATACATTCTATCTTTAAAAAAAGTTCCACAAAAAAGATGGAAAGAAGAGATAGAAATATGGAGTTCTTTGTTGAAAATAGAAGAATTTCTTAAGAGGAGAACAAATGAACTATCAAAGGGGCAGAAAAGAAAAGTTATGTTTGCAATGTCTTTGTTAGGGAATCCTGAGATAATCATAATGGATGAGCCATTTATAGGATTGGATGTGGAAGCATCCGAAGGATTAAAAAAGATAGCATACGACATGAAGGAGAAAGGGAAGACAATTATTTTCTCTACTCACATTCTTGAACTTGCAGAAGAGCTGTGCGAGGAAGTAATTATTCTTAAAAATGGCGAAATTATTGAAAGAGGTGGTATGGAAGAACTAAGAAATAAATATACCAGAGGAAACTGGGTTATTCGATATAGTGGAAAGATAGATAAAACAGTTTTCCCTGGTAATGAAGTTGAGATACTCGATAATATAATAAAACTCCCATCTGATATTTCTTTAAATTATTTGATAGAAAAGCTGGAAGGAATGGTGGAGATAATGGAGATAAAAAAAGAGTATCCTAATTTTAAGGAAATCTACCTGAGGATTTTAGGAGAAAAAGATGAAAGAGATTTACAGCTATGAAGTTATTAAAATTCTAAAAAAACCATGGTTTTACATGAGTTGTTTTTTTCTGCCCTTCATCCTTCTTCTTGGTTCAGGATTCCCAACATTCCTAATAAACTATTTCATAAAAGAGGTAAAAGAAGGAAAGGTATTAATTTCTGGAAATAGAGAAATTGCCCATGAGATTCACAATGAACTTATAAGTTTGGTAGGAAAAAAATGGAAGATTAGAGAGGTAAATGATGAAGTGAATTCTTATATGGATAAAGATACAATATTTATAAAGGCAATGGAAAAGGAGATTATTGTAAAGATGAAAAATAGAGATTTAATAAAGGAAAAGCTCATAGAGAAAGCTATCCAGGGTGCATATCTCAAAGTTTTCCTTACAGAGAAGGGCTTGAATTCACAGGAGATAGAAAAAATAAAGAAAGGTTTGCCAATTAGAGTGTTAACTGAAAAAAGAAGTGGCAAGGGGAAATATTTTGGACTCATTATTCTTGTTATTTTTTATACTGGAATTA
This genomic window from candidate division WOR-3 bacterium contains:
- a CDS encoding 6-bladed beta-propeller; its protein translation is MRKREICFLLALIAFSLYGKDIVRLNELSSVGGKFVILNNSIYTFDTKEYSLKIFSFNGKLILSKSIRGEGPGEVSTMGSFIAQSGENILILETIKKKWIEFDSNLKFLREGRFEEPITIIKKIGKFSVGGVAGLEEGKYSRKIYLLSENFDIKREVYKEYSKYLKNRMDANEFYITLDTIDTLIAFGSGSKGKVKIIDINGDLKKELEIKIKPTKYDEDSLYTMQKLLPSRVKDLVKFETYPLIFQVIFTSKDELLIVSGNVMKNNQAKSYLYNLKSQKMVSATIPMGILSYHKNALFIMSEDENGCFLEKVKLR
- a CDS encoding ABC transporter ATP-binding protein, coding for MGKEIVIEFENISKKFGNITALKEVSFKVEKGIIFGIFGPNGAGKTTTIRIIAGILKPDSGRVYIRSANLSYIPEELSLYKEEKVLNILKYILSLKKVPQKRWKEEIEIWSSLLKIEEFLKRRTNELSKGQKRKVMFAMSLLGNPEIIIMDEPFIGLDVEASEGLKKIAYDMKEKGKTIIFSTHILELAEELCEEVIILKNGEIIERGGMEELRNKYTRGNWVIRYSGKIDKTVFPGNEVEILDNIIKLPSDISLNYLIEKLEGMVEIMEIKKEYPNFKEIYLRILGEKDERDLQL